The following proteins come from a genomic window of Nostoc sp. ATCC 53789:
- a CDS encoding GAF domain-containing protein, with product MTQQDFPAAIKNIVESSQEPDALFSALLAAVGDFLQADRCFLCLHNPQNNLSRVAFCWIRTPDVPTVYNEEWAAQPPSLADEDPMFAAALRAEPSIFIEDVETADSQILNREFEQENFGHRALIHAHIRQDGQLWGILQPCIFDHPRIWTEYEQVVINNLVEKITPLAVDYVKSAFD from the coding sequence ATGACTCAGCAAGACTTTCCTGCTGCAATCAAAAATATCGTAGAATCATCTCAAGAACCAGATGCTTTATTTTCTGCACTATTGGCAGCTGTAGGCGATTTTTTACAGGCTGATAGATGTTTTCTATGCCTGCACAATCCACAGAATAATCTTAGTAGAGTTGCCTTTTGTTGGATTCGCACTCCAGATGTACCTACCGTCTATAATGAAGAATGGGCAGCACAACCACCATCTTTAGCAGATGAAGATCCGATGTTTGCGGCTGCACTACGTGCCGAACCTTCAATTTTTATAGAAGATGTGGAAACTGCTGATTCTCAGATTTTAAATCGGGAATTTGAACAGGAAAATTTTGGACATCGCGCCTTGATTCATGCCCATATCCGCCAGGATGGTCAACTCTGGGGAATTTTACAACCATGCATTTTTGATCATCCCAGAATTTGGACTGAATATGAACAAGTGGTGATTAACAATCTTGTCGAAAAAATTACACCTCTTGCAGTTGATTATGTCAAATCTGCTTTTGATTAG
- a CDS encoding retron system putative HNH endonuclease, whose protein sequence is MKYIKKSEEPESFTNWKNLANEDWQPTWGDFSKPQKTDVHNSLLQEQGFICCYCGRRINTDDSHFEHLKPRTTYPQLALEYTNILASCQKDTVRKEPLHCGKIKDKWYDDNLMISPLDVNCAEFFRYTDDGQILATNHSEKQLAAETTIDKLALNIDKLKNLRAKSVEPILEIINTITEEERQDLILGFSETDSQGYYEEFYAAIIYLLKN, encoded by the coding sequence GTGAAATATATCAAAAAAAGTGAGGAGCCAGAAAGTTTTACTAATTGGAAAAATTTAGCAAATGAGGATTGGCAGCCAACTTGGGGCGACTTCAGCAAACCACAAAAAACCGATGTACATAATTCCTTGTTGCAAGAGCAAGGTTTTATTTGCTGTTACTGTGGAAGACGGATTAATACTGATGATAGCCATTTTGAACATTTAAAGCCAAGAACAACTTATCCTCAATTAGCGCTAGAATACACAAATATACTGGCATCATGCCAAAAAGATACAGTACGCAAAGAACCTCTCCATTGTGGGAAAATAAAAGATAAATGGTACGATGACAATCTGATGATTTCACCTCTAGATGTCAACTGTGCTGAGTTCTTTAGGTACACTGATGATGGCCAGATTTTGGCGACAAATCATTCAGAAAAGCAATTAGCTGCTGAAACAACAATTGATAAACTCGCACTCAATATTGACAAGCTGAAAAATTTACGTGCAAAATCTGTTGAGCCAATATTGGAAATTATTAATACGATTACAGAGGAAGAGAGACAAGACTTAATTCTAGGCTTCAGTGAAACTGATTCTCAAGGATATTACGAAGAGTTTTACGCTGCGATTATCTATTTACTAAAAAATTAG
- a CDS encoding AAA family ATPase, with protein sequence MKVKRLKMQSFRGIGDLTLEFDEAEPTVFIGINGVGKSSIIDCLAILLSRFTSSIQHSTSSGRVFREEDITNGQKETHNEITVSLNSEEAIWSLTKVHKGLSKDTNTNLSAITKVAENIKKDLYISNQLNIPILVYYSTNRAVLDIPLKIRTKHSFEQIDVYENALTGVGSEFRIFFEWFKKQEDLENELRLEGNSSYRDRQLESVRQAISSLIPSFSNLRVRRSPLMRMTVQKQGKELIVNQLSDGEKCLLAMVGDLARRLAIANPSLPDPLQGSGVVLIDEIELHLHPKWQREIIPALTRTFPNCQFIVTTHSPQVISQVKPEGIYILEKTDEGVVAKRPESSFGRDSNRILEDLMGVPARPQEIKDRLHELFRLIDEGNLDGARQLSQEIADIIGQDEPELVKASVSIRRKEILKR encoded by the coding sequence ATGAAAGTCAAGCGCCTGAAAATGCAATCCTTCCGTGGAATCGGCGATTTGACGCTTGAGTTCGATGAAGCAGAGCCAACAGTATTTATTGGTATCAACGGCGTAGGTAAATCGAGTATTATTGATTGCCTTGCTATTCTTCTATCGCGTTTTACTAGCTCGATTCAACACTCAACATCTTCGGGAAGAGTCTTTAGGGAGGAAGACATCACTAATGGGCAAAAGGAAACACATAACGAAATCACTGTTTCATTGAATTCTGAAGAAGCAATATGGTCTCTAACCAAGGTACATAAAGGATTAAGCAAAGATACTAACACTAACCTGTCAGCCATAACAAAGGTTGCTGAAAATATCAAAAAAGATTTATATATATCTAATCAATTAAATATTCCTATCTTAGTTTATTATTCCACCAATCGTGCAGTGTTGGATATTCCTTTGAAGATTCGCACAAAACATTCATTTGAACAAATAGATGTATATGAAAATGCACTTACAGGAGTAGGAAGTGAGTTTAGAATCTTCTTTGAATGGTTTAAAAAGCAAGAAGATTTAGAGAATGAGTTACGCCTGGAAGGTAATTCTAGTTATCGAGATAGGCAATTAGAATCAGTCAGGCAAGCCATTTCTTCATTAATACCGAGTTTTTCTAATTTACGCGTGCGTCGTTCACCGCTAATGAGAATGACTGTGCAAAAACAAGGTAAAGAACTCATAGTTAATCAGCTATCTGATGGGGAGAAATGCTTGCTGGCAATGGTGGGAGATTTAGCAAGACGATTAGCGATCGCAAACCCTAGTTTACCAGATCCACTCCAAGGCAGTGGCGTTGTTTTAATTGATGAAATTGAACTACATCTACATCCTAAATGGCAACGAGAAATTATTCCTGCTTTGACAAGAACATTCCCCAATTGTCAATTTATTGTCACCACCCATTCTCCTCAAGTAATTAGCCAAGTCAAGCCGGAAGGAATTTATATTCTAGAAAAAACAGACGAAGGTGTTGTTGCTAAAAGGCCAGAAAGTTCCTTTGGGAGAGATAGCAATCGAATACTAGAAGACCTCATGGGTGTTCCAGCACGTCCACAAGAAATTAAAGATCGTTTACATGAGTTGTTTAGACTCATTGATGAGGGTAATCTTGATGGTGCTAGGCAATTATCTCAGGAAATTGCTGATATTATTGGACAAGATGAACCAGAATTAGTAAAAGCAAGTGTATCTATTCGACGCAAAGAGATTTTGAAACGGTGA
- a CDS encoding antibiotic biosynthesis monooxygenase — protein sequence MILEAVMLPVKPGLKSDFEAAFKKASKIISSMDGYLSHELHRCIEVEGKYLLLVKWETLESHTVGFRSSTEYQEWKKLLHHFYEPFPTVEHFEEIEI from the coding sequence ATGATTCTTGAGGCAGTGATGCTTCCTGTTAAACCTGGTCTAAAATCCGATTTTGAAGCTGCTTTCAAAAAAGCTTCTAAAATTATTTCCTCAATGGACGGATATTTATCACATGAATTGCATAGATGTATAGAAGTCGAAGGAAAATATTTATTACTTGTAAAATGGGAAACTTTAGAATCTCATACTGTAGGATTTAGAAGTTCTACTGAGTATCAAGAGTGGAAAAAACTTCTGCATCATTTTTATGAGCCATTTCCCACTGTTGAACACTTTGAAGAAATTGAAATATGA